In Leptidea sinapis chromosome 18, ilLepSina1.1, whole genome shotgun sequence, a genomic segment contains:
- the LOC126969612 gene encoding histone H2B-like, with the protein MAPKTSGKAAKKSGKAQKNISKTDKKKKKHKRKESYAIYIYKVLKQVHPDTGISSKAMTIMKSFVNDIFERIAAEASRLAHYNKRSTITSREVQTSVRFLLPSELAKHAVSEGTKAVTKYTSSK; encoded by the coding sequence ATGGCACCCAAGACGAGCGGTAAGGCGGCGAAAAAGTCCGGTAAGGCGCAGAAGAATATTTCGAAGACCGACAAGAAAAAGAAGAAGCATAAGAGGAAGGAGAGTTACGCTATCTACATCTACAAAGTGCTCAAGCAGGTGCACCCGGACACCGGTATCTCGTCGAAGGCCATGACCATCATGAAGTCATTCGTGAACGACATCTTCGAACGTATCGCGGCTGAGGCGTCCCGACTTGCGCACTACAACAAGCGTTCCACGATCACATCCCGGGAGGTGCAGACGAGCGTGAGGTTCCTGCTGCCCAGTGAGCTGGCCAAACACGCGGTCAGCGAGGGCACCAAGGCGGTGACCAAGTACACGAGCTCAAAGTGA